The Anguilla anguilla isolate fAngAng1 chromosome 4, fAngAng1.pri, whole genome shotgun sequence genome has a window encoding:
- the aspm gene encoding abnormal spindle-like microcephaly-associated protein isoform X1 — protein sequence MNNIRKGDFLDISPTNHPPINFSHNDKENTKSVAVLSLVQFSRPPYVSFGTVKLGTTRSEVLCIENPIDDATDVKVDKVSSTKGFSVEQTQFIIPAEDSTCLTIHWTPAEEGNVRELVTFIANGISKHQAILLGRAEAPKRKKKSLWDSIKQKKAADVSAPFKEKKTNPSLKKAANKTFHVSRQPQYKTERVRSPLRSCNEELVLQERVEVLTGSIENHQERLVQENCTPVPFEKTHVTSAQTRLESVVSSKNSPVVLLVPAAKLFDAGDVTEGPCAVGTPCITDQKNVNRVLNMTHSPICTPEDGGNRLIPRIHSGQSPISSEGKVLSCVAQPFLPGTPVLSVKDALAIIQSDLTELDGASPPNACSSFDFSDSLESVKGNCGADQSPAAPELTEQRVQEVSTELEAVKPRLTFLVIPKTDQVKSFEDEANDVVPLNFRKIPFSSSTVTKSRLDLNQESSRTIRKTRTSKRRLLEKTLELSVDSSAKSSLLGQQLVGGLPVIDSDASHDTHDSIRSPLVAMPPSDFSPVRCAHADHFTVSLRPSVAQLDLSPVMATPSCKSQTSVKSDLTVFLNVQHQSEVTSLMPQHDETLVDAQSSVAVPARSLSCSKKRKSDEFLTDKTEKGKPFQVKRSRVFPAAKETKKTIQDRKYSSRSTSQSLRRKTVVSQSSNLAASAVTKAAKSVSVAQTKLPLSKPAPQSLKSFSSSSVKTAKVVAVAQAQLTFIKPAQTVIPRHPLPFAAKNMFYDERWIEKQERGFVWWINYVLTPDDFKVSTEVTKVNAVSLAMGSDSSKCPKAPTKEEMSFRMYTARRRLNSLRRAACKLFTSEAMVKAIQRLELEVEAKRLLVRKDRHLWKDIGERQKILTWLLSYNPLWLRIGLETIFGELIPLESNSDVMGLAVFILNRLLWNPDIAAEFRHPKVPHLYRDGHEEALSRFTLKKLLLLVCFLDKAKESRMIEHDPCLFCMDAEFKTSKDLLLAFARDFLSGEGILSRHLGYLGLAVSHAQVPLDEFNFAVKNLASDLRCGIRLVRVMELFTQDWSLSRKLRMPAISRLQKVHNVELALDMLKAKGVDLKDEHGCAIDARDIVDGHREKTLTLLWKIIFTFQVEVLLDEEQLKEEICFLKRTWRTRQKLDALRANQDVAEKPKEKRPSFQHSSTKITLLMDWVNAVSVFYNSKAENFTVSFSDGQILCYLIHYYHPSHLPLEAVCRKTTQTVECGQQGRVGLNCSSSDSDSSFDTWPGQRNGAGTEASVDFTELLENEKSNFQLVDTAVSYLGGVPAMLHTADMSNTIPNEKVVMSYLSFLCARLLDLRNETRAARIIQGAWRKYRLKMELKHYKEINAAAATIQCAVKRFLQRRRKVRQNAAAIVIQTVWRSYSARQELRRLRMEKLQTLRNSAATVIQAQWRKHLAMKKFQRLKYYTVMMQARLRMKMEVTAYRRILWAARTIQKHRCACLLAKDERAKYLALRSSIIKIQKSYREWKTRIWAKKTNAATVIQRAFRKRQERRLAQKNVAAIKIQSWYRMVKCQKLYKNILQKTINIQAWYRGNKERRNFQFLKLQHSSAVAIQRAFKANILRRRFLEIRQASIVIQHWFRACRQKESERKRYLEKKCAAITLQAAFRGYLVRKANKELQRASVVIQTAFRMFVARKGFLSLRKAALAVQQQYKAVMLGRKLRKEYLDRRRSVVVLQALWRGRAERKKIEGMHKAAVLIQSYYRRYAARSEFKSKRSAALTIQSRYRAHRSGRTTHLRYLRLRKAAVSLQAGFRGMKARQKLRKQHRAATLIQATFKAFICRRQFLSLKSAATVLQTRYRAHLLAQSHQRQYSLLRQMTVRIQAVYRGSKERRRIRRMHEAATTIQACFRRHKAQVTFAAARCAASVIQQRYRAYVKGRQERKNYLTIRDSVVVMQSAYRGMKVRHQVQEMHRSATVIQAHYRRHIMVVKFQRLRWAATVVGQRFRANQKRNVQVSKYAAMKKAAVCIQSAYRGMTTRKRVKTMQEAARVIQQRYTAYREHKRYLAMRSAVIQIQQWYRALIIARLQQKYYYSLRAAAITVQSVYRGMKVRREVQRRHKAATVIQAAFQMYRARMAFKAERLAATIIQRQYRAHLQRKRDQEHFLKLRHSAIVIQSVFRGNKTRREMRKMHEAATTIQACFRRHKAQVTFVAARCAASVIQQRYRAYVKGRQERKNYLKIRDSVVVMQSAYRGMKVRHQVQEMHRSATVIQAHYRRHIMVVKFQRLRWAATVVGQRFRANQERNVQVSKYAAMKKAAVCIQSAYRGMTTRKRVKTMQEAARVIQWRYMAYREHKRYLAMRSAVIQIQQWYRALIIARLQQKYYYSLRAAAITVQSVYRGMKVRREVQRRHKAATVIQAAFQMYRARMAFKAERLAATIIQRQYRAHLQRKRDQEHFLKLRHSAIVIQSVFRGNKTRREMRKMHSAATVIQSQFRMYQCRGRFKKMRSAIMAVQGRYRACRVRDSLTQQYRAKRAAALVIQRAFRGHRVRRQVSAMHRAATVIQRRFRMYRDRKRFLSLRAGALLVQRRYRALVAMRTQRKEYLKQCWSTVILQAAYRGMKVRQHLQKEHRAAVMIQAHVRRHLVRSRYLRLQWATKVVQRHFRAQKMMKAEVQSLKEKMAATTLQAAFRGMKTRKHIKQMQGAASAIQRSFRTYRAHRKYLSLKTSVLAIQRRYRSVIATRQQKEHYHRIRSATITLQGAYRGYKTRKEMRQKHAAATVLQAEFRRHRAVVTFQAMRLAAVIIQRHYKSYKQRKEDREKFLMLRNSVIAIQAAFRGQRARRDMAQLHKTAVLIQSNYRMHRQRVAFQRMRWAAAVLQHKFRAQKLRNSQVLLYQQIKKATVCIQTSFRRKRARELLKRERAALKIQSFLRMRVQRRCFLQQRAASVVIQSAFRCYHARVRYAKMQTSSVQIQRWYKSCRLAQKQKAEHLAVRQATVTLQSAFRGVLARRLVARLRAAVKIQSVLQMFWHRKQFLNLRSSTVKIQSHYRMWTARRRFLSYRTAAVTLQKHFRAQQLMKDQRCAYVNTRKSIVTLQAAVRGHIEYKNFQRLKRSAVTIQAAFRGHQARRHAKRSQAALKIQAWFRGNVSRQKFIAKQKAITTVRRCMQTRLHRNRFRKVRQSVCIIQRRWRETLDARRTHHDFLEMRSSAVKIQALWRGHTIRLNLQKEQTAACVIQSSYRGYVQRKAFQRMKRSVLVLQKHVRALRRGKEDLETFKNTKSAVITIQAFCRGWLVRRQLKEEAQTRRRHRFSAAVYHHLCAVKIQRGLRAHWALKSAKRQLHYVIYIQRWIRAKLQKKRYLEKKMKIIKAQRAVRGWLSRRHTAAVVIQRAVKKYLSKKRELRVQRGIIEAQALWRGHRSRKANDAPKVVAIRHRLRKVNQRVKEEDRLCNKTTVAIDYLLRYKHFSYILAALKHLETATRLSPECCERLVNSGATLVIFTLIRSCNRSVPCMEVITFAIQVLLNLSKYYKTTEAVYAVENSVNTLLDLLQIYREKAGDKVADKGGSIFTKTCFLLAILLQDEQRALEVRNLPKATDRIRSLYFLTARKHKMDTERTVTKLKMNVSLNGSLFTQPTPRKAKARPRIAPDWVLRRDKMKEVVDPLQAIQMVADAFTLVP from the exons ATGAACAATATTAGGAAAGGCGACTTCTTGGACATTAGTCCAACAAACCATCCTCCGATTAATTTTTCTCATAATGACAAGGAGAACACGAAGTCGGTTGCGGTGCTAAGTTTAGTGCAATTTTCAAGGCCTCCTTATGTTAGTTTTGGAACTGTCAAGTTGGGTACAACGAGATCCGAAGTTTTATGCATTGAAAATCCAATAGATGATGCGACGGATGTAAAAGTGGACAAAGTTTCCTCGACCAAAGGGTTTTCTGTTGAACAAACGCAGTTCATAATTCCG GCTGAAGACAGTACCTGTCTGACAATACACTGGACGCCTGCAGAGGAAGGAAATGTCAGGGAACTCGTCACTTTCATTGCCAATGGTATTAGTAAACACCAAGCTATTTTACTTGGCAGAGCAGAGGCAccgaaaagaaaaaag AAAAGTTTATGGGATTCCATTAAACAGAAGAAAGCAGCAGATGTTTCTGCACCTTttaaggaaaagaaaaccaatcCTTCACTGAAAAAAGCTGCCAATAAAACTTTCCATGTATCTCGACAACCACAGTACAAGACGGAGAGAGTGCGAAGCCCTCTGAGATCATGTAATGAAGAGCTAGTACTTCAAGAGAGGGTGGAAGTTTTGACGGGCTCCATTGAAAATCACCAGGAGCGGTTGGTGCAGGAGAATTGTACACCTGTTCCATTTGAAAAGACCCACGTAACGTCGGCACAGACTAGACTTGAGAGTGTTGTCTCCTCGAAGAACTCGCCAGTTGTTCTCCTAGTTCCAGCTGCCAAACTATTTGATGCAGGGGATGTTACTGAGGGTCCTTGTGCTGTAGGGACACCATGCATTACTGATCAGAAAAATGTGAACAGAGTGCTGAATATGACTCACTCTCCCATTTGTACTCCAGAAGATGGTGGCAATAGATTGATACCTCGTATCCACTCTGGTCAGAGCCCAATCAGTAGTGAAGGAAAGGTTCTCTCGTGTGTAGCCCAGCCCTTTTTGCCAGGTACTCCAGTGTTGTCTGTGAAAGATGCTTTGGCAATCATTCAGTCGGATCTAACTGAGTTGGATGGAGCAAGCCCTCCGAATGCTTGTTCAAGCTTTGATTTCTCTGATTCTTTGGAGTCGGTCAAGGGAAACTGTGGTGCGGACCAAAGTCCTGCTGCACCTGAATTAACTGAGCAAAGAGTTCAAGAAGTTTCCACTGAGTTGGAGGCTGTAAAACCAAGACTGACTTTCTTGGTTATACCTAAAACTGACCAAGTGAAGAGCTTTGAAGATGAAGCAAATGATGTTGTTCCTCTGAACTTCAGGAAAATTCCATTCTCATCCTCTACTGTCACTAAAAGCAGATTGGATCTAAATCAGGAAAGCAGTCGGACAATCAGGAAAACCAGAACTTCAAAGCGTCGGCTTTTGGAGAAAACGTTGGAATTGTCGGTGGACAGCTCTGCAAAGTCCAGTCTTCTTGGACAGCAACTTGTTGGTGGTCTTCCTGTCATTGACTCGGATGCCAGTCATGACACTCATGATTCTATTCGCTCTCCACTGGTGGCTATGCCACCATCTGACTTTTCTCCAGTCAGGTGTGCTCACGCAGATCATTTTACAGTTTCCCTCCGTCCTAGCGTGGCTCAACTGGATTTGTCTCCAGTCATGGCAACTCCTTCCTGTAAGTCTCAGACTTCAGTCAAGTCTGACCtcacagtgtttttaaatgtccaaCATCAATCAGAGGTAACGTCTTTGATGCCACAACACGATGAAACTCTTGTAGATGCACAGTCCAGTGTGGCTGTGCCTGCACGGTCTCTGTCttgcagcaaaaaaagaaaaagtgatgAGTTCTTGACAGATaagacagagaaaggaaaacCTTTCCAAGTGAAAAGGAGCCGAGTGTTTCCAGCAGCTaaagagacaaagaaaacaattcAAGACAGGAAATATAGTTCAAGGTCCACGTCCCAGAGCCTGCGCAGGAAAACAGTTG TATCACAAAGTTCAAATCTTGCTGCATCAGCAGTCACAAAAGCTGCAAAATCTGTGAGTGTGGCCCAAACCAAACTTCCATTATCAAAACCAG CCCCACAGTCTTTGAAATCCTTTTCGTCGTCATCTGTGAAGACTGCCAAGGTTGTAGCAGTTGCTCAAGCACAACTAACCTTCATAAAGCCAGCACAAACAG TGATACCAAGACACCCATTGCCATTTGCTGCCAAGAATATGTTCTATGATGAACGGTGGATTGAGAAGCAGGAAAGAGGATTTGTATGGTGGATAAACTATGTTCTGACTCCAGATGATTTCAAAGTCAGCACTGAAGTCACCAAAG tgAATGCTGTATCCTTAGCAATGGGAAGTGATTCCTCCAAGTGTCCCAAGGCGCCTACAAAAGAAGAGATGTCCTTTAGAATGTACACAGCGAGGCGGCGATTGAACTCCCTCCGTCGTGCTGCTTGCAAGCTCTTCACATCAGAGGCTATGGTGAAGGCCATCCAGCGTCTAGAGCTTGAGGTGGAGGCCAAGAGGTTACTGGTGCGCAAGGACAGGCATCTCTGGAAGGATATTG gcGAACGTCAGAAAATTCTCACCTGGCTTCTGTCATACAATCCACTTTGGCTAAGGATTGGACTTGAG ACCATTTTTGGGGAATTGATACCGTTGGAAAGTAACAGTGATGTCATGGGATTGgcagttttcattttgaaccGGTTGTTGTGGAATCCAGACATTGCTGCTGAATTCAGACATCCAAAAGTGCCACACCTGTACCGAGATG GACATGAGGAGGCCCTGTCTCGTTTCACTTTGAAAAAGCTACTCCTGCTTGTCTGCTTTCTTGACAAAGCCAAAGAATCAAGAATGATTGAACATGACCCTTGTTTGTTCTGCATGGATGCTGAATTCAAG ACCAGTAAGGACCTGCTGCTTGCATTTGCAAGGGATTTTCTGAGTGGTGAGGGAATCCTTTCTCGCCATCTTGGATATTTGGGCTTGGCGGTTTCCCACGCCCAAGTGCCACTGGATGAATTCAACTTTGCTGTAAAGAACTTGGCTTCTGACCTGAGATGCGGGATCCGTCTAGT GCGAGTTATGGAGCTGTTCACCCAAGACTGGAGCCTCTCTCGTAAACTCAGGATGCCTGCTATAAGCCGTCTTCAGAAAGTACACAACGTTGAACTTGCGCTGGACATGCTGAAAGCAAAGGGAGTCGACTTGAAAGATGAACATG gTTGTGCTATTGACGCCAGAGATATTGTGGATGGACACAGAGAAAAGACACTGACCCTGCtgtggaaaatcatctttaccTTTCAG GTTGAAGTTTTGCTGGATGAAGAACAACTCAAGGAGGAAATATGTTTCCTCAAAAGAACATGGAGAACCAGGCAGAAACTTGATGCATTGAGGGCTAATCAGGATGTGGCAGAGAAGCCAAAGGAGAAAAGGCCTTCATTCCAACACAGCAGTACGAAAATCACGCTGTTGATGGACTGGGTCAATGCAGTTTCTGTGTTTTACAACTCAAAG GCAGAGAACTTCACGGTATCTTTCTCAGATGGGCAGATTCTTTGCTACCTCATCCATTATTATCATCCTTCCCATCTGCCATTGGAAGCAGTGTGTCGGAAAACCACGCAGACAGTCGAGTGTGGCCAGCAAGGCAGGGTCGGGCTGAATTGTTCATCTAGCGACTCCGATAGCTCTTTTGACACGTGGCCCGGGCAGCGAAATG GAGCAGGTACAGAAGCATCTGTGGATTTCACCGAGCTTCTGGAGAACGAGAAGAGTAATTTTCAGTTGGTTGATACGGCAGTCTCTTACCTCGGAGGAGTTCCAGCCATGCTGCATACGGCTGATATGTCTAACACTATTCCGAATGAAAAG GTGGTTATGAGCTACCTGTCGTTCCTTTGCGCCCGGCTTCTGGATCTGAGAAATGAGACCAGAGCAGCTAGAATTATTCAAGGAGCATGGAGGAAGTATAGACTGAAAATGGAGCTAAAGCATTACAAG GAAATCAACGCAGCTGCCGCTACGATTCAGTGTGCCGTCAAAAGGTTCCTTCAAAGACGAAGGAAAGTAagacagaatgcagcagcaaTCGTTATTCAGACCGTCTGGCGCAGCTATTCGGCACGTCAAGAATTGCGGCGGTTGCGAATGGAAAAATTGCAAACTCTGCGGAACTCTGCAGCGACAGTCATCCAA GCACAGTGGAGGAAGCACTTGGCTATGAAGAAATTCCAGAGATTAAAATACTACACTGTCATGATGCAAGCTCGTTTGCGGATGAAAATGGAAGTGACCGCTTACAGAAGGATTCTGTGGGCTGCCAGAACAATTCAGAAACACAGATGCGCTTGTCTATTGGCAAAAGATGAACGTGCAAAATACCTTGCTCTCAGAAGTTCCATAATTAAAATCCAAAAAAGTTATCGGGAATGGAAGACCCGAATATGGGCAAAGAAGACCAATGCCGCCACAGTGATTCAGAGAGCATTCCGGAAACGGCAAGAACGAAGACTTGCCCAAAAAAATGTTGCCGCTATAAAGATACAGTCATGGTACAGAATGGTGAAATGCCaaaaactgtacaaaaacaTCCTTCAGAAAACTATCAATATACAGGCATGGTACAGAGGTAACAAAGAAAGACGCaactttcagtttttaaaactaCAGCACTCTTCTGCCGTTGCTATCCAAAGAGCATTCAAAGCAAACATTCTCCGAAGAAGATTCTTAGAAATAAGACAAGCGTCCATTGTAATTCAGCATTGGTTTAGGGCCTGTAGGCAAAAAGAGAGCGAAAGGAAACGATATCTGGAAAAGAAATGTGCAGCCATTACTTTGCAAGCAGCATTCCGTGGATACTTGGTGCGCAAAGCAAACAAGGAACTACAGCGGGCATCGGTTGTGATTCAAACGGCTTTCAGAATGTTTGTAGCTCGAAAGGGATTTTTGTCTTTGAGAAAAGCAGCCCTTGCCGTACAGCAGCAGTACAAGGCTGTTATGTTGGGTAGGAAGTTGAGGAAAGAATACCTGGATCGACGGCGCTCTGTAGTTGTACTTCAGGCTTTGTGGAGGGGacgagcagagagaaagaagatcGAAGGAATGCATAAAGCTGCTGTATTGATACAGTCTTACTACCGTAGGTATGCAGCACGGTCAGAGTTCAAGTCGAAGAGAAGCGCCGCTTTGACGATACAGAGCCGTTACAGAGCCCACAGGTCGGGGAGGACAACGCATTTGCGTTACCTGCGTCTGAGGAAAGCTGCCGTTTCTCTGCAGGCGGGGTTCCGAGGCATGAAAGCGAGGCAGAAGCTGAGGAAGCAACACAGAGCAGCCACTCTAATTCAGGCGACATTTAAAGCTTTCATTTGTCGCCGACAATTTTTGTCTCTCAAAAGTGCGGCTACTGTCCTCCAGACTCGCTATCGGGCACATTTACTCGCCCAGTCTCATCAACGGCAATACAGTCTTCTGCGACAAATGACTGTAAGGATTCAGGCCGTGTATCGGGGCTCTAAAGAAAGAAGGCGTATAAGGAGAATGCACGAAGCAGCAACAACCATTCAAGCATGCTTCAGAAGGCATAAAGCACAGGTGACTTTTGCTGCAGCCAGGTGTGCAGCATCTGTTATACAGCAGCGTTACAGAGCTTATGTCAAAGGAAGACAAGAGCGCAAAAATTACTTGACGATCAGGGATTCTGTCGTGGTAATGCAGTCTGCATACAGGGGGATGAAAGTTAGACACCAAGTCCAAGAAATGCATAGATCAGCAACTGTGATTCAGGCACATTACCGGAGGCACATCATGGTTGTGAAATTTCAGAGATTACGCTGGGCAGCCACTGTTGTAGGTCAGCGGTTTAGAGCAAACCAGAAGAGGAATGTTCAGGTCTCGAAATACGCAGCTATGAAAAAAGCTGCAGTTTGCATTCAGTCTGCTTACCGTGGAATGACAACTAGGAAACGAGTCAAAACGATGCAAGAGGCTGCCAGAGTAATTCAACAGAGATATACGGCTTACCGGGAGCACAAGAGGTATCTTGCAATGAGATCAGCTGTTATCCAGATTCAGCAATGGTACAGGGCTCTTATCATTGCCAGGCTACAACAGAAGTACTACTATTCTTTGCGAGCCGCAGCCATCACAGTGCAATCCGTGTACAGAGGAATGAAAGTTAGGAGAGAAGTTCAAAGGAGACATAAAGCAGCCACAGTGATTCAAGCAGCTTTTCAAATGTACAGAGCAAGGATGGCCTTTAAAGCTGAAAGGCTAGCTGCTACTATTATACAGAGACAATACAGGGCCCAtctacagagaaagagagaccagGAACATTTCTTGAAACTGCGTCACAGTGCCATTGTGATCCAGTCAGTTTTCAGAGGTAACAAGACAAGACGTGAGATGAGGAAAATGCATGAAGCAGCAACAACCATTCAAGCATGCTTCAGAAGGCATAAAGCACAGGTGACTTTTGTTGCAGCCAGGTGTGCAGCATCTGTTATACAGCAGCGTTACAGAGCTTATGTCAAAGGAAGACAAGAGCGCAAAAATTACTTGAAGATCAGGGATTCTGTCGTGGTAATGCAGTCTGCATACAGGGGGATGAAAGTTAGACACCAAGTCCAAGAAATGCATAGATCGGCAACTGTGATTCAGGCACATTACCGGAGGCACATCATGGTTGTGAAATTTCAGAGATTACGCTGGGCAGCCACTGTTGTAGGTCAGCGGTTTAGAGCAAACCAGGAGAGGAATGTTCAGGTCTCGAAATATGCAGCTATGAAAAAAGCTGCAGTTTGCATTCAGTCTGCTTACCGTGGAATGACAACTAGGAAACGAGTCAAAACGATGCAAGAGGCTGCCAGAGTAATTCAATGGAGATATATGGCTTACCGGGAGCACAAGAGGTATCTTGCAATGAGATCAGCTGTTATCCAGATTCAGCAATGGTACAGGGCTCTTATCATTGCCAGGCTACAACAGAAGTACTACTATTCTTTGCGAGCCGCAGCCATCACAGTGCAATCTGTGTACAGAGGAATGAAAGTTAGGAGAGAAGTTCAAAGGAGACATAAAGCAGCCACAGTGATTCAAGCAGCTTTTCAAATGTACAGAGCAAGGATGGCCTTTAAAGCTGAAAGGCTAGCTGCTACTATTATACAGAGACAATACAGGGCCCatctgcagagaaagagagaccagGAACATTTCTTGAAACTGCGTCACAGTGCCATTGTGATCCAGTCAGTTTTCAGAGGTAATAAGACGAGACGTGAGATGAGGAAAATGCATTCTGCTGCCACTGTGATTCAGTCGCAGTTCAGGATGTACCAGTGTCGCGGGCGTTTCAAGAAAATGCGATCGGCTATCATGGCTGTGCAAGGGAGGTACAGAGCCTGCAGAGTACGAGATTCACTAACACAGCAGTATAGGGCAAAGAGAGCTGCGGCTCTCGTCATCCAGAGAGCTTTCCGCGGACACAGAGTTAGGCGGCAGGTCAGTGCGATGCACCGAGCTGCCACAGTCATCCAGAGAAGGTTTCGTATGTACAGAGATAGGAAACGCTTCCTTTCTCTCAGAGCAGGTGCATTGCTTGTTCAACGAAGATATCGAGCTCTGGTAGCTATGAGAACACAACGGAAGGAATACCTGAAGCAGTGCTGGTCAACCGTTATCTTACAAGCAGCTTACAGGGGAATGAAGGTTCGACAGCATTTGCAGAAGGAACACAGAGCGGCTGTGATGATCCAAGCCCATGTTAGAAGACACTTAGTGAGATCTCGCTATCTTAGGCTGCAGTGGGCCACAAAAGTTGTCCAGCGACATTTTAGAGCCcaaaaaatgatgaaagcaGAAGTCCAATCTCTGAAAGAAAAGATGGCTGCCACAACCCTTCAAGCCGCTTTCCGCGGAATGAAGACAAGGAAgcacataaaacaaatgcagGGGGCTGCCAGTGCTATTCAAAGAAGTTTCAGAACATACCGGGCACACAGGAAGTATCTTTCCCTGAAAACATCTGTTCTTGCCATTCAGCGAAGGTACCGTTCTGTGATTGCTACAAGACAACAGAAAGAGCACTATCATCGTATACGCTCCGCTACAATAACCCTGCAGGGTGCTTATAGAGGTTACAAGACAAGGAAGGAGATGCGACAAAAACATGCCGCTGCAACTGTGCTCCAGGCAGAATTTCGAAGGCACAGAGCGGTGGTTACATTTCAAGCAATGCGATTGGCTGCTGTCATCATTCAGAGACATTATAAAtcttacaaacagagaaaagaagATAGAGAGAAATTTTTAATGTTAAGAAATTCTGTCATTGCCATTCAGGCAGCATTCCGGGGACAAAGAGCTCGTAGGGACATGGCTCAACTGCATAAAACTGCTGTGCTCATACAATCCAATTATAGAATGCATAGACAACGAGTGGCTTTCCAAAGGATGCGCTGGGCTGCTGCTGTTCTTCAACATAAGTTCAGAGCGCAGAAACTGAGAAACTCTCAAGTGCTGCTGTACCAACAAATTAAGAAGGCAACAGTTTGCATCCAGACTTCTTTCCGTCGCAAGCGAGCAAGGGAACTGCTGAAACGAGAGAGAGCTGCCCTGAAAATTCAGTCCTTCCTGAGAATGCGTGTGCAACGCCGCTGCTTCTTGCAGCAAAGGGCTGCCTCAGTAGTTATTCAGTCTGCATTTAGGTGTTACCATGCCAGAGTTAGATACGCAAAGATGCAGACCTCCTCAGTGCAAATCCAAAGATGGTACAAGTCATGCCGTTTGGCTCAGAAACAGAAGGCGGAACACCTTGCCGTCAGGCAAGCAACAGTGACATTGCAGTCAGCATTTCGCGGCGTGCTGGCAAGGAGACTTGTTGCACGATTGCGTGCTGCAGTCAAGATCCAGTCGGTACTGCAAATGTTCTGGCATCGCAAACAGTTTTTGAATCTCCGGTCGAGTACCGTCAAGATACAGTCTCATTACAGAATGTGGACGGCAAGGAGACGGTTTCTGAGCTACCGGACAGCAGCTGTGACTCTGCAGAAGCACTTCAGAGCCCAGCAATTAATGAAGGACCAGAGGTGTGCTTACGTAAACACTCGGAAAAGTATTGTGACTCTTCAAGCGGCAGTACGTGGACACATTGAATACAAAAACTTCCAAAGGTTAAAGAGGAGTGCAGTTACAATTCAG GCTGCATTTCGTGGACACCAAGCAAGACGGCATGCCAAGAGGTCGCAAGCAGCCCTTAAAATTCAAGCTTGGTTCAGGGGAAACGTGTCGCGGCAGAAGttcattgcaaaacaaaaagccaTCACAACTGTCCGCCGGTGTATGCAAACAAGACTTCATCGGAATAG gtTCCGAAAGGTCCGGCAAAGTGTATGCATTATCcagaggaggtggagggaaaCACTTGATGCCAGGCGAACGCATCATGACTTCCTGGAAATGAGGTCTTCCGCAGTTAAAATTCAAGCGTTGTGGAGAGGTCATACTATCCGGTTGAACCTACAGAAG GAACAGACAGCTGCCTGCGTGATTCAGTCATCATATCGTGGATACGTGCAGAGGAAAGCTTTCCAACGAATGAAGAGGTCTGTCTTGGTCCTACAGAAACATGTCCGAGCACTGCGAAGAGGAAAAGAGGATTTGGAGACCTTTAAGAACACAAAGAGCGCTGTCATCACCATTCAAGCTTTCTGCCGTGGGTGGCTTGTCAGACGACAG ctGAAAGAGGAGGCCCAAACCAGGAGGAGACACCGTTTCTCTGCGGCAGTTTACCACCACCTTTGTGCCGTAAAGATTCAGCGAGGGCTCCGGGCCCATTGGGCACTGAAGTCTGCTAAGAGACAGTTGCACTATGTTATTTACATTCAG AGGTGGATCAGAGCTAAGCTGCAGAAAAAGAGGTACCTTGAAAAGAAGATGAAGATCATAAAGGCGCAGAGAGCAGTTAGAGGGTGGTTATCTCGGCGCCACACGGCTGCTGTCGTCATCCAACGTGCTGTAAAGAAATACTTGTCCAAGAAACGAGAACTGAGGGTGCAACGTGGAATCATCGAGGCACAG